The nucleotide window ACTAGCGTAGGTGCTATAGGCCTACCGCACAATGCCGAAGACCAGCACAGGTGAGATGTTGTATTCACTGGTCGACGGCACTGATGCGGTCATGCCCGTTGAGGTCGGGGAACCTAGCCTGAGGTACTCCAATGAGAGTGGATCAAGCAACGACGAAAGTAGGTTACAAGACCTGGATGAGGTCGAAGAGCGGCGGGATATGGCACACATAAGAATGGTGGCCAAAAACAACAAGTACAAGAAGGCCAAAGTACGACCACTCAGATTCGGGGACTATGTATTAAAGTCCAAAACGCAAGCAGCAAAGGAcccaaatgaagggaaactgggaacaaattgggacggGCCGTACAAAATCACAGCAGCAGCAAGTAAAGgagcattccaactagaaacaatggaaggaaagctatTGCAAAATAACAGAAATGtcgcccacctcaaatacttccacttctTTAAAAAGACACcacctaagtcgtactctttttcccttgtcCGGTTTTTGTCCTAATTGGGATTTCTcgaggaggttttta belongs to Nicotiana tabacum cultivar K326 chromosome 6, ASM71507v2, whole genome shotgun sequence and includes:
- the LOC142182053 gene encoding uncharacterized protein LOC142182053, translated to MPKTSTGEMLYSLVDGTDAVMPVEVGEPSLRYSNESGSSNDESRLQDLDEVEERRDMAHIRMVAKNNKYKKAKVRPLRFGDYVLKSKTQAAKDPNEGKLGTNWDGPYKITAAASKGAFQLETMEGKLLQNNRNVAHLKYFHFFKKTPPKSYSFSLVRFLS